The sequence tgctaatattactttgttttcatgctaacgttacttaattgttttttaatgctaatgttattttattgtttatgtgctaatgtttcttcattgttttatgctaacgttacttgCGTGAGGGGGAGCTTCTGTGCTTTTGTGCTGCTGGTTGATGTTTGGGACATATTCAGCTACTTTTTCACTACCTGTAAAACTAACTTTGTGTAGTCTGTGTTAGCGTCATCTCTGCTACTTGTTGCCATTTCTTACTGGAATATGAgtcatatgtttttgtttttgtttaaatattgctTTGTGTAGGTTTGATGGCGTTCACATACCCAAATAAAGTTCAAATTCATTGATTGGCAGTACCTTAttgttgcttaaaaaaaaaatcaccagccgccactggtgcTTATCATGTGTTGCTTAGCAACAGCAACACACCTCTGGCTGCATAAAAAATGCCTCAGTGTGATTGGGACTATAGCTGCAGGGAGAAAAAGCATCATGGTGCACCTTTCTTTTCGGAGTCCAGTGTGATCACCGACTATGTTGGTGTCAGTCTCTTCAGAGTAGCTCCGTACAGATCACACTAACCATGCTCAGGGAAGTGGTTCagtgtttacagagctttgcagAGGAATTTAATACTTGCCTTGTTGTGGTTGATAACAACACCTGCACTGTGTATTTCCATACTCTCATATAATTGAGTGAGTAagcataaacacaaaatattcacagacTTTTACACAGATAAGATCACAACAATTACAATTACTATCCAGTTCAATATCTAGTTCTAATATACCCTCTACTGACTATGGCATTAGATGGATAGGTTATGGAGATTTTATCCATTTTTTCATAAAGGTTTACTAACCAATGGAGGGGGATGGCGGCGAGCGGTGGCGTGGTAAGGTCGGactcctctcagctctgtggAAGTGAACTGTTGTGGTGGTGCTGTTACCCACAGTGCAGCGGGATGACTGCGGAGCTCCAGGGTGGGTCATCAGAGTTGTCTCAGGGATAGACTCCAAATCCCAGCGTCCTCTCTGCTCTCGAGGGGAATGGCCTGAGCGCAGGTGGTGAGTTTGCCGGTGCGCGTGGCTCCCGTGAATCTTATGCAGCCGTCTGTGCTCCCCGGTGCTGACACTGTGGAAACCTGAGTCGCTGGGCTCAGAGGAGATCAGGGactcagaggaagaagaggaaccTTGAGAGGAGGGGGTGTGGCCCGGCAGTGATGACATGGCGTCTGTTTCGGCTTCAGAGAGCGCCACTCGGTGGTGTGGGCTGTCGGGGCCACATCCCAGCCCGCTGTCGAGCTCGCTGAGGGGAAGGTAGCCGAGAGGACGATCAGGCCGCCAGGGAGGACGATAGTCAGACTGGAGAGAAAGAaactttgaattatttttttagaAAGTCCAATATTATACAGGTACAAAGAATACACCCAATCAGTAGAGGTACGTGCGAACTCTACCAGGATAAATTatctacataaataaataaaaacaagactaggtcaaaacttAGTATATAGCTGGACCGTGTATGGGTGTGCAAAActgtggccagtttgttacagggatagtcagtggtcgtgtctataatgtgaattcctggatattaaattattcatctggaggctgcagtggaaattatagatgaaagttttgacagcattggATGCAAATTCAGAGGCTCACCTCTGTccagttactgcagttacagcaAGCGTACCTACACTAAACTGATACGGCAGAATACACGAGTCttgtgttttacctgcaagattcatattttaatgctgctgttcattgtttgtgatatgaaaacatcaaaagaaatacaaactTTGCGTCCTGGtatttagttcagttataaaattcAAACGCACCGCAGAGCGTCTTTCCTGCCGGCTGTTGACAGCGCTGTCAGGGGGACAATGTCAGTAAATTTGAGTATAATATGGACTTTGCTTATCCGCGTATGAATGCGACGCATGAAACACAAATGTAGGGGGGGTTAATTTCTAAATCACATGAGATCCCCTGGTAATACTTGTCCCGTGTGAATAGGGTTATGAGTGGAAGCGCTGTAAACACCCCCGATGACGTAGTAGAAAACTGTTCACGCTGATTCATTTTAGAAGAGCAatggccaatggggaaactccaacattCAGCCGGCCGAGTGTcgatggtgtaacttcatcactcactcactcagtcactcacagaCAACCGCATGTGTGGGGCTGGCATCGctgttgcggtccagccaaaaatagaGACAGGATAAGAGAAAAGGGAatgactgagagagagacagttgaTTGAGGTGTTGCTGAGAAATAACACAGTGGGGATACAAATATCTCAAGTGAGCTACCTGTCTGGGGAAATTCTTTGGCTCCATTTCCTCTGTGTTGTAGCAGCCAATCAGACAGCTCTCTGAGTTGGGTTGGTAGGGCAACGATTCTGGAccctggaaaaaaacatgtaacaaTCAGGACAGAAACTAGTTTTACAGCATATAATAGTATACCGTTAAATGAATTAGAATTTCATTCAcaatagaacagaatagaatacATTAAATCACCTGGTAGTCCAGTCTGTCCAGGTGATCTAAGCTGTAGGAGACACTGGGCAGGTAGTTGTTCCCTGGATGCTGGTCATTTGACCCTCTGGACAGGTAGCCATTGGGTGGATAGACATCAGGCGACATCATCATGTGACTACTGGCTGGATACATGTCTGGTGACATGGTCATGTGACCATAGTAGGGCCTGTGAAGAGGAAGCGAATTTGTATGACACAGCTTTGGGATCACCTAAGTTTACTTATGTTCAGATGAACATGACTGAATTTGGTATGATACATGAAATGTTAATTCCTCAATGAATATGTATAGTCTTCACCCACATTCATAATTATAGCATGTGTTGCACTGACAGCTGTCTCAGCAGAACAACCTTCCActcatgaatatttatgagagCACCAAGAAGACTCAATCCATCATGCTGATCTTGCAAACTGAACCTGGCCCCCAAAGCCTTAAGTACAAACCATCATCCCTTCAACAGAACCAAGAAAACTTCTACTTCTTTTCATACATTTCACTTGAGTCCATCATTTAAGCCCATTCCCAAACTTTTACAGCTGTCCTACCCTGTTCCCAAACATTTGACCTGCTCCCAGATTCTCTTCACATTCCACAACTTTTACCCCACTTCTAAACTTTCATCCCAGCCCCAAATTTATACTTTGGTCCTAACTTTTTACCCCAATCCCCAACAGTTTATCCTCAATTATAATCCTTCACCCCATTGCCAaagtttttctccatttctatttttatcccACTCACAACCTTTTACACCAGATACAAGGCTTTACCTTTGACTTTTGTCCCTCCTGTTAATTGAATTCCCAATCATTTAATGGCATTTAATCAGTTAGGAGTCTTTATCACATGAAGCCTCATTCCCAAATTTATCTGATTCTCCGTCACcttggtttgaatatttcacccAGTCCATGACTTTTACAATAATCACAATTCTTTAACTCACTGCTAACTACTTACCCTGAGTTATATTTCATTTACCCTATTACAAACGTTTCGCCATAGTCCCAACCTTTTTCCCCAATTCCTGCTTTTTAAATGCCTCCTAAAACCTTTTACCCCAGTAACAAGCTTTAACCCAGTCCCAACTCTTTTCTCAGTTCCTAATCATTCAcctaattttcatttttagatttAACCATTTTCCCAGTACCAGTATTTTACTCTATACCCAAACTTTTACTTGGATGTGAACCTTATAGCTTATGCCAGTATTGTTACCCTGAACCTATCTTTTTGCCTCACTCCAAACTAAAGTACCCTCAAACACGAGCCTCTCTCCCACTCATGAACTTGTATCATTGTCCAAAAATATCACCACATTTCCACTCTTTTATTCCTCTCTCCCAACCGCTTACCCCATCTACAAGCCTTTACAAAGTCCATAACTTTTGCAATATTGCCAAGAGTTTACCCAGGTCTAACACCCGTTAGGAGCATTTACTCAATATGAAACCTTTTACTGCAGTTCTTAGCTGTTCAACCTGGTTCACCCAAACATTTTCAAAGCCTCATCTAAATCTTCAtcctttataataataactagtagtagtagtagtagcaatTACTACTGCTTTCTTTATTTGCATGTATTTACTCAAAGCTACTAAATGCTTCACATAAGAATACTAAAAATGataaagcaaaaaatatataaaaactttAAAGTTTGTTGCCGTGTCCCCAGTTTCTCCATCTTTACCACACAGCTGAGTCACAACAATCTGTCCAGTTCCCAAACTCTCAACCACAAACCAAACTCTTTACCCTGAAGTGTTTACCCCAGGAGTGGCCCCCGATATGCAGCCTTCCATCAGTACCTACCCAGCACCGTAGCCGTCTCCCTGgccttcctctccctccatcaGTCCCATGGCCCTCAGGGCCTCCCAGTGTCTTTCTGTTGGAGCGTTGCACTCAGTCGCACAACGGGACCGCCGCCTCCTGTGACCCTGGCCCCTTCTGCCGTCCACCTGCACAGTGATTGGCTGGCCATATTCATCCACAAAGTGCAGCTCCTCCCGGTGTCGGTGATGAGAAGGTTCATGAGTCTTGACCTGATGAGAAGGAACACAACATATCAGATGTTGGACTGTACTCAGACAGCACAAGGAATAAAAGGTAGGCTAGAGGAATGCTTTACTAATTTATGTCTTCTCCATGATTGGAGTTTTAAGAGATAGTTGGTAGCAGGTTGTTTTAAGGATCTGAGAAACTACAAACGATCCTGCTTTTTCTGCGCTGTAGTATTGATGAAGAATAGAAGAAGCATAAACGCACAGTGGAAAAGTGGGAGTTTGGCCTCTAATAAAAGGTCAGTTTGTTCTTTTGATCTAACTTTTTGGCATGCCTGACTGCAGTTGTGTTGCACAACATGGTTTATGATTCACACGGtctttatataaaaaagatTAAGCAATTTAGTAAAGGTTGGAGGCTGTGTGCCAGCAAAGAAGAGATTGCAGGTTTCTGGTCCAGTTAAACAGAAGCTGATTTCAGTGATGATTTCCTCTCATTCTGACTGAAGGTGTGTTAATTAGTGGAA is a genomic window of Thunnus maccoyii chromosome 4, fThuMac1.1, whole genome shotgun sequence containing:
- the LOC121896269 gene encoding uncharacterized protein LOC121896269 — encoded protein: MGCRLTRTKVKTHEPSHHRHREELHFVDEYGQPITVQVDGRRGQGHRRRRSRCATECNAPTERHWEALRAMGLMEGEEGQGDGYGAGPYYGHMTMSPDMYPASSHMMMSPDVYPPNGYLSRGSNDQHPGNNYLPSVSYSLDHLDRLDYQGPESLPYQPNSESCLIGCYNTEEMEPKNFPRQSDYRPPWRPDRPLGYLPLSELDSGLGCGPDSPHHRVALSEAETDAMSSLPGHTPSSQGSSSSSESLISSEPSDSGFHSVSTGEHRRLHKIHGSHAHRQTHHLRSGHSPREQRGRWDLESIPETTLMTHPGAPQSSRCTVGNSTTTTVHFHRAERSPTLPRHRSPPSPSIGCRTEPCQRRALWLEQQQGRGGTIEAPGRSQTITDLSEGQRRRRASHPNMPDPDRLLNSQPGAASNTLGPRSRASYPSNCHPTGPLSSHLSIDRTSLSNHQNAMRSSQGTSRSREEDSLSKSPGSGSSGASDWRGFQTLGNHTGNPKGSSVPFYSTLGAPQRSPCSPPSPRSRLSNQKSVRNQLLRARAYRLARERSEVTTDEEVRGEGEREGDDEGEDGRWAGRYWNRTERRRHLALSRQHRERRGAGEEQAGGVQGSLSSQTVLELSHMKQNRLRNSKLLDDWTTVEELLTHGTRVETDSQLCPSPLLSVTTV